One genomic region from Benincasa hispida cultivar B227 unplaced genomic scaffold, ASM972705v1 Contig954, whole genome shotgun sequence encodes:
- the LOC120070128 gene encoding uncharacterized protein LOC120070128 isoform X2, with protein sequence MITLSPSSTFRLLPITQPLPSISATTYNSSGHHSVSTVAVPHLQRMTNCKYRRFGFRCTHRYRVSPSLSDLSRSDSRVVMSYLRPISDLPSASLLSKIGVLGKFFGVLYGFSDPHHMTPDPIRCHQSATVQCPPVSSPPDPRQSPSLASTQIWLVLAPGLVSPSPYPVSLPPDSSYSRIAPVK encoded by the exons ATGATAACTCTCTCTCCCTCCTCTACATTTCGTCTCCTTCCCATAACCCAGCCATTACCTTCGATTTCAGCCACCACTTACAATTCCTCCGGCCATCATTCAGTGTCCACCGTCGCTGTGCCGCATCTCCAACGAATGACCAACTGCAAGTACCGTCGGTTTGGCTTCCGTTGCACCCATCGCTATCGCGTCTCTCCATCTCTATCTGATCTTTCTCGTTCAGACTCTCGTGTGGTTATGTCTTACCTCCGCCCAATCTCAGACCTGCCATCAGCATCATTACTTTCCAAAATCGGCgttttgggtaagttttttGGTGTCTTGTATGGGTTTTCGGATCCGCACCATATGACACCGGATCCAATCAGATGCCACCAGTCAGCCACCGTACAATGCCCACCGGTCAGTTCTCCACCGGATCCGCGCCAATCGCCCAGCCTAGCCTCCACCCAAATCTGGTTAGTCCTTGCACCAGGTTTGGTCAGTCCTTCACCATATCCAGTTAGTCTTCCACCGGATTCGTCGTACAGCCGCATTGCCCCTGTCAA ATAA
- the LOC120070128 gene encoding uncharacterized protein LOC120070128 isoform X1 produces MITLSPSSTFRLLPITQPLPSISATTYNSSGHHSVSTVAVPHLQRMTNCKYRRFGFRCTHRYRVSPSLSDLSRSDSRVVMSYLRPISDLPSASLLSKIGVLGKFFGVLYGFSDPHHMTPDPIRCHQSATVQCPPVSSPPDPRQSPSLASTQIWLVLAPGLVSPSPYPVSLPPDSSYSRIAPVNER; encoded by the exons ATGATAACTCTCTCTCCCTCCTCTACATTTCGTCTCCTTCCCATAACCCAGCCATTACCTTCGATTTCAGCCACCACTTACAATTCCTCCGGCCATCATTCAGTGTCCACCGTCGCTGTGCCGCATCTCCAACGAATGACCAACTGCAAGTACCGTCGGTTTGGCTTCCGTTGCACCCATCGCTATCGCGTCTCTCCATCTCTATCTGATCTTTCTCGTTCAGACTCTCGTGTGGTTATGTCTTACCTCCGCCCAATCTCAGACCTGCCATCAGCATCATTACTTTCCAAAATCGGCgttttgggtaagttttttGGTGTCTTGTATGGGTTTTCGGATCCGCACCATATGACACCGGATCCAATCAGATGCCACCAGTCAGCCACCGTACAATGCCCACCGGTCAGTTCTCCACCGGATCCGCGCCAATCGCCCAGCCTAGCCTCCACCCAAATCTGGTTAGTCCTTGCACCAGGTTTGGTCAGTCCTTCACCATATCCAGTTAGTCTTCCACCGGATTCGTCGTACAGCCGCATTGCCCCTGTCAA cgAAAGGTAA